The following proteins come from a genomic window of Polaribacter dokdonensis:
- the proC gene encoding pyrroline-5-carboxylate reductase, with amino-acid sequence MKIAIIGTGNLGKSIAKGLITNNAITSLYLTKRNIEGLAEFEGYTNVHLTTDNLLAVQKSDIIIFAVQPAHFEGILKMIKPYLTEKHVLISTITGFLIPQIEQEIGEDKFIIRAMPNTAIAVGKSMTCLCSNTQGEKRIQIAEAIFNRLGHSLSIPESQMQAATVVCASGIAFWMRLIRATTQAAIQLGFDAKEAQELAMFTSEGAANLLITNGNHPEEEIDRVTTPKGCTIEGLNEMEHKGLSSSLIQGMVASFNKINNIKKEQI; translated from the coding sequence ATGAAAATAGCAATAATAGGAACAGGAAATTTAGGAAAATCAATTGCAAAAGGTTTAATTACCAACAATGCAATTACCTCTCTATACTTAACCAAAAGAAATATTGAAGGACTTGCTGAGTTTGAAGGATATACTAATGTTCATTTAACTACAGATAATCTTTTAGCAGTTCAAAAATCTGATATCATCATATTTGCAGTACAACCTGCACATTTTGAAGGTATTTTAAAAATGATTAAACCGTATTTAACTGAGAAACATGTGTTAATTTCCACAATTACTGGTTTTTTAATTCCACAGATTGAGCAAGAAATTGGTGAAGACAAATTTATTATTCGTGCAATGCCAAATACAGCAATTGCTGTTGGTAAATCTATGACCTGTTTGTGTAGTAATACTCAAGGAGAAAAAAGAATACAAATAGCAGAAGCTATATTTAATAGATTAGGTCATTCTTTAAGTATACCAGAATCACAAATGCAAGCTGCAACAGTAGTTTGTGCAAGTGGTATTGCTTTTTGGATGCGTTTAATACGTGCAACTACTCAAGCTGCTATTCAGTTAGGTTTTGATGCAAAAGAGGCACAAGAACTAGCGATGTTTACTAGTGAAGGAGCAGCTAATTTATTAATTACAAATGGTAATCATCCAGAAGAAGAAATTGATAGAGTAACCACGCCAAAAGGTTGTACCATTGAAGGTTTAAATGAAATGGAGCATAAAGGTTTGAGTTCTTCTTTAATTCAAGGTATGGTTGCTTCTTTCAACAAAATTAATAACATTAAAAAAGAACAAATATGA